From the genome of Polycladomyces zharkentensis:
TAACCGATTACATCCGGAAAAGGGGAAACAGCAGGAAGAACTCAAGCAAAGGAAAGCGCGCGTCATCCAGGCGAGGGCGAATCCTGAGATCATATAGCCCCCCTACCCTGAAAGTTGGAAGGAGGGGGCTGGTGACCGGCGCGGCCCCTTCGTTTACAGCGCGGGGCAATTTCATACGCGAGGGGGGGTGCAAGGTGTACAAACCAAAGAAGATAATCAAGCACAAAGAAGCCAAGAAACTGTTCCAGATCATCACGCAGGAACTGGAAAAAGAGGGGAACCTCAATGACCGGACGATGATCATCGTTGATAATATGGTGTTGCTGGAACAGTTGAAACAGGAACACATGGACGATATCAAGGAACGTGGCGTGGTGGAACTGTTCAAAAACGGCTCCCAGGAGATGTTTCGGGAAAACAAATCGGTTGACAAAATCCTGAAGATCGTGGAGCAACAACGGAAATTGCAAGCTGAGCTGAAACTAACACCCGCCTCTGACAAGCGGATCGCGGAGGTGGTGACAGTGGATGAGTTCGAAGCGTTCTGATCTGCTTACCACCCCATACGCCAAGGATGTCATTGCCGGCCGAATTATCGTTTCCAGGAAGGTCCGGCAGGCTTGTGAACGCCATTTAAGAGATTTGCAGCGCCAAGGAACAGATGATTTTCCCTATGTATTCGATGAGGAAAAAGCCTTGCGGCCGATTACGTTCATCCAACGGTTTTGCAAGCCATCCAAAGGTAACTACAAGCGCTTGGAGCTTCAGTCGTGGCAACACTTCGTGATCGGCTCCCTATACGGTTGGGTTCATAAAGACACCAAGCTCCGTCGATTCAAAGAGGGGCTTATTTTTGTTGCTAGGAAAAACGGTAAAAGTACCATGGTTAGCGGTCTGGCCAACTATGGATGTTCCAAGGATGGTGAGAAAGGCGCAGATGTTTACCTTTTGGCCAACAGTATGAAGCAGGCACGGGTCATCTTTGACGAGTGCCAAAAGATGATAAAGTCATCTCCACTTCTGTTCAAACACTTCAGGACGTTACGGGACGCAATCCATTTTGATCAGACGTTCTCGAAGATTGAACCGCAAGCGTCCGACAGTGAGAAGCTGGACGGTTTGAATACTCATCTCGCCATATTTGATGAAATCCACGAGTACAAGGACTACAAGCTGATTAATGTCATTAAAAACAGTACCGGTGCCCGGACACAACCACTCATCCTGTACATCACAACCGCCGGGTATCAGTTGGATGGGCCGCTGATGGACTATTACGAAAAGGCGGCTGACGTGCTAGAAGGCGTGATTCAGGATGAACGGTCCTTTTATTTTATAGCCGAATTGGATGAGGACGACGATATCGACAATCCGCACAATTGGGTAAAACCGAACCCGAACCTGGGTGTAACCATCGACCTTGACACCATGATCGAGGAGTGGAATGCCCGGAAGAGCATCCCGGCGGAGCGAAACGACTTCATCACCAAGCGACTGAACCTATTCGTTCAGTCCGATGAGCAGTCTTTCATCGACTACGAAGTGATCAAGCGGAATGATGGATGGGTGGACCTTGCCAAGTTGTCTGGCCGGAACTGTGTGGGTGGATTTGACCTGTCCCAGACCGAGGATTTTACTGCTGCATGTCTGGAGTTTCCGCTCGATGATGGGCGGGTTTTTGTGTTGTCACATTCTTTTGTGCCACGAAGGAAAGTAGAGTTGGACAATGAGAAACTGCCTTTTCGAGAGTGGGCAAAGGAAGGATTGCTGACGATTTGTCCGGGAGACTATGTGGATTATAAATATGTCCTTGATTGGTTTTTAAAGCAGTCGGAGCGGTTTGCTATCGATCTGATCACCTACGATCCGGCCAATGCTTACCGGTTGGTAGAAGATTTGAAAGTGCACGGGTTTCAAACACAGGTTGTCCGACAAGGGGCGTTGACACTCAGTCCAGCGATGAAGGACATGAAGGAACTTCTGCTTGATGGAAAGGTGGTATACAACCGGAACAAGCTTTTCCGCTGGTACCTCAACAACGTGAAACTGGTGGAAGACCGTAATGGCAACTGGATGCCGACCAAACAAAACCGGTATCGGAAGATCGACGGATTCGCCGCCTGGCTAAATGCTCACACCGAAGTGATGAAGCGCATGGCAGTGCCGCAACCCAGCGGGGAAGTAGAATTTGTTTCGATCAATGACCTGTTAAGGGGGTGATGCAACTGAATCTACGGCAACGGCTCAAAGTCGCCTGGAATGTTATACGGAACAAGTACAGCGAAGCTGGATACGATTTTGTGAAGTGGTTTTCACCGAGCAATATCTTTGCCAGTAGAACGGGGAACATACTTGCAACGAACGAAACCATTTTCGCGGCGATCACCCGGCTTTCAAATGCCATGGCGAGTTTGCCTTTGAAGCTCTATAGGGATTTCACGCCGGTCAACAATCGGATCTCGGACATGATAGCGAACTCGCCGAATCCAAACATGACCAGTTTTGAGTTTATCCGAACCCTGGAAGTGATGCGCGATACCTTCGGGAACGGCTACGCGCTGAAGATGTATGACGGGAACTATCAAGTGGAATCGCTTCTGCTGTTGGACCCGTCCAGAGTTGAACCAGTCATCGAGGATAATACCTATGAACTTTGGTATGAGGTTCAAGGCAAAAACGGTCATTACTACGTTCACAACATGGACATGATTCACGTCAAACACATCGCCGTAACAGGTCAAACGATCGTCTATAACTCAGTCGGATACAAGGGAATCAGCCCGATCGATGTCCTTCGAAACACGGTGGATTATGACTGGAAAGTCCGGACTTTCAGCCTGGATCAGATGGACAGCGCCATCCGGGCGTCGTTCATCCTGAAGATGAACACGACCCTGTCGAAAGAGAAAAAGACTGAGATCCTGAACAACTTCAAGGAGTTTTACCAGGCCAACGGAGGCGTGATCATCCAAGAAGCCGGGACCGAGATCAACCCGATCGAGAGAAGTATCATCGACACGAAAGTGTTTGATGTTGAGAAGATCACCCGTTCCCGGGTGGCCACCGTCTTCAACATGCCAGTCCATATGCTGGGCGAAATAGAGGGTACGAGTTATTCCAGCATGGAACAATTGTACCTTGAGTTTGTACAGGGGACACTTTTACCGATCGTCCGGCAGTACGAACAAGAGTTCAATCGAAAGCTGCTAACGGAACAAGAGCGTTTGCGTGGACTTACTTTCAAGTTCAACGTGAACGCTCTTTTGCGTGGGGACATCAAAACACGCGGGGAGTTCTATTTCAAGGGGATCCGCTCCGGGTGGTTTACTCCTAACGAGGTACGAGCGTATGAAGAGCTTCCGCCACTTGATGGAGGCGAAAAGCTCTATATGAGCAAGGACTTGGCCCCGATCGATGATCCTACACGGACTGGAAAGGAGGTGAACGCGAAGAATGAGCCAAAAACCGACGCCGGTAGTGGATAAAAACCAGAATGAGATCCGTACACTTCTTATCCAGAGCATCGAAACACGTTCTGTAGGCGAATCTGGGACCAAGATCACCGGCTTAGCAGCCGTCTATGATGAGTTCACGCCGCTGGTAGATTGGTGGGGCGACACCTTCTATGAACGCATCCAAAAAGGTGCGATGAAGGACACCCTTGCGGATGGTCATGACATTTTCGCGCTGAAAAATCACGATTGGAGTGCCATTTTGGGGCGAACAGGGGCCAATTTGACGCTTTCTGACACCGAAAATGGCCTGTTTTTCGAGCTTACGCCTAATAATTCGACCCTTGGTCGCGATATTTTGGAGGATGTAAGAAGCGGGCTTATCAGGGGCTGCAGCATCGGATTTCGTATCCTTGATCAGTATTGGGAGGAGCGGGATGGCGATTGGTTCCGCACCATCACAAAACTGGAACTGCGCGAAATTACGCTTACGCCGATCCCGGCATACACGTCTACGAGCGCAGAAGTACGAAGTCTCACACCGGATACGGTCAAAAAAGGTGG
Proteins encoded in this window:
- a CDS encoding P27 family phage terminase small subunit translates to MYKPKKIIKHKEAKKLFQIITQELEKEGNLNDRTMIIVDNMVLLEQLKQEHMDDIKERGVVELFKNGSQEMFRENKSVDKILKIVEQQRKLQAELKLTPASDKRIAEVVTVDEFEAF
- a CDS encoding terminase large subunit; translation: MSSKRSDLLTTPYAKDVIAGRIIVSRKVRQACERHLRDLQRQGTDDFPYVFDEEKALRPITFIQRFCKPSKGNYKRLELQSWQHFVIGSLYGWVHKDTKLRRFKEGLIFVARKNGKSTMVSGLANYGCSKDGEKGADVYLLANSMKQARVIFDECQKMIKSSPLLFKHFRTLRDAIHFDQTFSKIEPQASDSEKLDGLNTHLAIFDEIHEYKDYKLINVIKNSTGARTQPLILYITTAGYQLDGPLMDYYEKAADVLEGVIQDERSFYFIAELDEDDDIDNPHNWVKPNPNLGVTIDLDTMIEEWNARKSIPAERNDFITKRLNLFVQSDEQSFIDYEVIKRNDGWVDLAKLSGRNCVGGFDLSQTEDFTAACLEFPLDDGRVFVLSHSFVPRRKVELDNEKLPFREWAKEGLLTICPGDYVDYKYVLDWFLKQSERFAIDLITYDPANAYRLVEDLKVHGFQTQVVRQGALTLSPAMKDMKELLLDGKVVYNRNKLFRWYLNNVKLVEDRNGNWMPTKQNRYRKIDGFAAWLNAHTEVMKRMAVPQPSGEVEFVSINDLLRG
- a CDS encoding phage portal protein — encoded protein: MQLNLRQRLKVAWNVIRNKYSEAGYDFVKWFSPSNIFASRTGNILATNETIFAAITRLSNAMASLPLKLYRDFTPVNNRISDMIANSPNPNMTSFEFIRTLEVMRDTFGNGYALKMYDGNYQVESLLLLDPSRVEPVIEDNTYELWYEVQGKNGHYYVHNMDMIHVKHIAVTGQTIVYNSVGYKGISPIDVLRNTVDYDWKVRTFSLDQMDSAIRASFILKMNTTLSKEKKTEILNNFKEFYQANGGVIIQEAGTEINPIERSIIDTKVFDVEKITRSRVATVFNMPVHMLGEIEGTSYSSMEQLYLEFVQGTLLPIVRQYEQEFNRKLLTEQERLRGLTFKFNVNALLRGDIKTRGEFYFKGIRSGWFTPNEVRAYEELPPLDGGEKLYMSKDLAPIDDPTRTGKEVNAKNEPKTDAGSG
- a CDS encoding HK97 family phage prohead protease; the encoded protein is MSQKPTPVVDKNQNEIRTLLIQSIETRSVGESGTKITGLAAVYDEFTPLVDWWGDTFYERIQKGAMKDTLADGHDIFALKNHDWSAILGRTGANLTLSDTENGLFFELTPNNSTLGRDILEDVRSGLIRGCSIGFRILDQYWEERDGDWFRTITKLELREITLTPIPAYTSTSAEVRSLTPDTVKKGGEMPEISASEQEERQKILLEANRVYEFLKKQGGYY